TCTTCTTTGAGACCCACGGGTCACTGCTAACTGAAGTATTTCCTTCCtgaatgcagcttccctttgttcgctcttcttctcgaacatctccatcattaatggcagacagggtgtcgtccgactttttgggttgaggagcggaggacatAGAGGGCACGGGTTCtagggctggaaccgacgaaacatACACTGTTtcaacttcatcctcttccgtctctggagccaacgttgactcctcatctcgaccttccgccagaaggtccttttcggtgtcctctgacacctctgacatcctctcatcatctagacgGATGTCCTTCATAGCATCCTAGACATCTGTGTCCTCGGCTATCTGGATGCCAGGGATCTCAGGGTGAGCCTGAGGAATAACAGCCttcgcagatgctttggggaatagacagGCTCTCATACGCTCACAAGGGAGGCatggccccgtggcattcttttggaagccacgaacccatttaTGCAGCTTGTCCCGAGGTGCATCCCTTGACTTCGTTGTCTTGGGATTCTCGAAAGCCTCATACACCAGGTCTTTACATATAGTACAAACCTGTGGGTCctagtatttgagaggtcccttgttGATGGAGCAGTAGGAGTGTGTCCTACAATCCAGATGGCCACAGAAGTCTCTgctacgcacgttgcagaagacgctgttgCACTTCCCATGGTCCTCTTGTAGAGacaagaaaataaaatgagtataacgaAGTCTATCTTACTagattaaataataaatattataataatattttccattttattttattgggtATAGCTTTGGATATTtgagctagaaatgaaataggaaagacacatacgtgaaTTTCcagcccagccaattgctgtgacctccctcaatattaaccctagggttatcctcctcaggatgCCGGGtagaagagtctagcctataaggatagaatagtgtaaccaACACCAACTTCCAAAAGAATTAATAATGAAGGTCATTAATAACTGATCAATTCGCAGTATAAAGAAAgagaattcctttcccaatcttatacaGTCTCAATAAAAGACTACGCCTGAAAACACagtgtatgttggaaaattttactactgtatacttttataccatagttttctgtctgtagtatgctctatactacagatgtactggctactgtatataaatataccataGTTGCTGCTGGCATGCAGCCGGCAAGGCTTGTACCTAAGGCGCAATTCAACTggcacaatattgataatttttatggctGGCGGCCCACAGAATTGCCGGCGGCTTGCTTGACACCGACGGGTCACTGGCGGTCGGCACAATATCCCAGACAGCATTCAATGTGACAGAGTAGTGGCCGGTATACCAgactcggccggctcttgccggcaaagtcagatgtgacagtgaattaatGGCTGTCGGACCACAAGTCTAGCCTACATCTTGCTGGCAAGGCTAGTGGCTGGGAGCTGCTCGATAGGGTAGTAGCTGGTGGCACTagccagtagagagagagaaagaaaggagtaaagggtgatgtaagagcactgtctcacttccttcctccggaatgagggttctaaaggaaggggagaatataggaTAATCAAGCTTCAACCCATCCACCTCCGTGCCGGTATCTACCAGTCATAGGATGTGAATGACAgctcaagggaggactgaagaacaccctAAAGCATATTGGTCTcatgccggcagctagacctgcagatacagctatcccggagctACATGTCCGATAAGGAGGCTATACAACTAGGCCATtcaggcagaagcccaagccggtcCTACAGCCTGCCGGCAAGCGGCGAGATTATAGGACAACGGCCAGAGGGATGTGATGACTAggtcatcactaaaggacagaatggggaggggaaagggtcctgtataagttGTGGGAGGAGCCTGCAGTCTATCGGccctaccacaccttgaggaagctctgattcagtatcggcgccatcctatgAATCCAGAGAATTCATTCCCccgcctagggtctgccaatatagtAAGAGGGCTggcaatcatctagccgccacccttacaTAGATATACAGAGTCCCAATGCCGTCGCCATTGTAGGCAGAAAAATAATCTCTatttttcagcctagggtctgcgagcacaggactagtcgactaaatcacagggagaagggggatcaCCTGAccacttcaagtgcagtctagTGAGGTAAGGCCACCTATGCCAACCAACAAGGcccgacaggggagtacattcaccctgtcGATCAGTTGcaggcacacgacaagtactctgaggttctgacccaaacccaaagctcacaaTCAGTAGCTAGctaaaggggcagaaaaaccctagcctagacTTGCCTGAATGACAATTCAAGGTaagatcaactaggattgtagccatagggtACACTCAGAggaaaggagggattaccctatatatgagggtaaccaGGGAGattgtacgaaagtatactaaagccactaggctactagcctagcgacagtgagatcaACTACCTAACTCATCTAAGCTCTCTTATATACTATCttaaaagaggaaattttatatgcaatccatacatcttaaatgtataaattgcctattatcttcatttaaattcaatatcaccaggaacacttattatatcatgcaaaagAGTAAACTataatgcctaggctaggaagcctagtataaacaagatcggctacctaattcgccgaaactaatgtgaatactatcggcGTAATATGATTAATTCCTAGCGATGAAGACTGAATGGCTAATTATCTTTTTcaaagctattataccgggaaagtcgttctggctaactaaataactcctGCGTTATGAACGTCCGCGCTAACTAAATAACTCCTGCGTTAcaaacgacagcgccgaagacgcctccggtctaggcaatagctctgccaaaaaattagtttaattctACTTAATTTATTACTTTACTGCCAGAGCTAAATTCATagagcataagaatcaaatactcaactttccagatgcagaagtagctggagattgcataattaaTCCTGATTacaagagagcactgggaaaaccaccgagcgaaaccgctacagaaaaaggaatgaagatggcggcaattatagcgccatctgggtactttagcagtaacggaggaagggaactttataacgcctcctcttttattttgccacttttcccctcgaagcgtaaacgctatgatGCGGGGTgcggattgctatgtggcgtgtcaagaatacgtcccttgatattatgcgatatcctaaaaggaaaactttaaggacatccgcgccaggagttagaattctggagaccgtaagttaatttctctgggaatatcactgtagtcaaatataccctaggaagctacttaaaggaatcttccatcaggacgacatggcctgagcccaaatatccGTTAATAATGTAAGATTGAAGCTGGTTCATTTGTGTTATGTGGCCATTAAAGTTAGTATAAGAAGTATAACGTCATGTGTTTACTAATGACAAATACCTCGATGTACCTACACTATTAAAAACCtgccgttgaaaaaaaaaaaaaaaaaaaaaaaaaaaaaaatcctggaataaatgttgccaggcatttaccgctttgaaaacagatatattcacgtaaaagggtgatattacggtcaacaacccgcaaaagatattaacaaagtaagtAAAATTACGATAtcttgtatattactgaaatacggctgaaaacatcatatttttatggagaatttccgattaaaagtgCTGTTTCTTCAAGTGTATCTTAATAACAAAGCTTCCTAGGTCATCCCTTGTAAGAGTGAATGCTTAATCATAGTAAAGCGTACCCTAACCAGTAACAACACCGCCTAGgcccccgcctcccccccccccccccaaaaaaaaaaaaaaaaaaaaacacgactctTCGATGAATAAGAACATGGTTTCATAGTTATATTGGAAGGGTATTTACTTTAAAGGATTATCGTAGTTCATGCTGGTGTACAAGATGTGTTGATCATTACTCGTAGAAAATAACAAATACGTTGTTTTCAGTTTATTTGAAATTCGACGAATAGTTATATGTGAACATATGATACCTTGATTCTCAGAATtctttttatgaaagaaaatataagttATATACGAGAATATGCAATTAAAATCTCTTGTCGATTTATAGCATATTGTTTTAATGCTTCTAAGCATCCCTTGTCTTACTATAACTCATATTTATTACATCGAACATACAAGTATCCGTATTTTCTCATACATTTTAAAATGAGATAAAGTATTCGAGATAAGTAATGACATGAATATGGTACCACCACTTTGATTCAGGTTTCATTTATGGTTTTTCTACCAACTTAGATTAACTTTTCGTTATTTACTCTTTCATAAATAACAGAATCTATTTCCGGAAAACTTGTTAAGAAAACAAGAGATAACAAGGAAATTCTACGTTGAAATAAAAAACCTGATAAATGCCCTTTATAGTTTCCTTTACAAAATCAAACTACATAATCTCTTCCCTTCTTTCTCTCTATCCCCCTTTGAATATGAATAAACAATGTACTGGGAATAATATAGTGCTATGATGAAATGAAGAATGCCGAGAAGGGAAAAGGGGAGAGAACTGAGGATACGAACTGGAGCAGATGTGACATCCGAATAATGAGGGAGAACTTTAGTTTTAAAGCAAACTCGCCAATAACTCAAGAACTCATTGCATTATGTTGAAGGCACATGAAGCGGAGGGAGGCAAGTAAAATGGAtacagagaaaaaagaaaataaaggcagatatatatatatatatatatatatatatatatatatatatatatatatatatatatatatatatatatatatatatatatatatatatatatatatacatctacatatctacatctacatctacatctacatctacatatatatatatatatatatatatatatatatatatatatatatatatatatatatatatatatatatatatatatatatatatacatactgcatacacacacacacacacacacacatatatatatatatatatatatatatatatatatatatttatatatatatatatatatatatatatatatatatatatatatatatatatatatatatatatatatatatatatatatatatatatatataaatatatatatacacatacagtatatatatatatatatatatatatatatatatagattatatatatatatatatatatatatatatatatatatatatatatatatatatatatagatatatatatacacatacagtatatatatatatatatatatatatatatatatatatatatatatatatatatatatatatatatgtgtgtgtgtgtatatatatatttatatatatatatatatatatatatctatatatatatatatatatatatatatatatatatatatatatatatatatatatatatatatatatatatatatatatatatatatatatatatatatatatataaatgtgtgtgtgcgtatgtgtgtgtgtttggctgtttacacacacacacacacatttatatatatatatatatatatatatatatatatatatatatatatatatatatatatatatatatatatatttatatacatatacatatatatatatatatatatatatatatatatatatacatatatatacatatatatatatatatatatatatatatatatatatatatatatatatatacagtatatatatatatatatatatatatatatatatatatatatatatatatatatatatatatacagtatatatatatatatatatatatatatatatatatatatatatatatatatacagtatatatatatatatatatatatatatatatatatatatatatatatatatatatatatatacgtacttaggacagacaatactaTTTCCCCATGTCATGaatccgaaattaaaagaaggataggcatggtatggagagcatttgctaaacaaattaagattatgaaaaacaaaatgcgattttctctaaaaagaaaagtattcaatctgatggtcctaccaatattaacttatgcatcacaatTCAGAAGCTTAGAGCCttcataaagcctcagaacatgagctggttacaattcaaagagctatggaaagaataatgatgtgattaaCACTAACAGACAcaataagagcaacatggatataggagcaaactaaagtagaatataCTAACAACTTGTCAGAAGAATAAGAttaacatgggcagggcatataatgagaaaaacagataatagatgaatattaaaattaacagcATGAGTCCCGAGAGAATGCTAACGATGCAGGGGAAGCAAGAGAAAAAGATGGATTAACGAATTAAGAAAAGTTATTATAATAGATTGATTAAGATAGATGATATACAGGCGCAAGTGCAAGGACATTTCTATAAATGCAATACATAACAGTCAGTCATATTTTGTTGTTTTTCGATTAGCAAGAATATGGTATGCTGTTTAATACATACTTTAAAGCCTGCCcgctctctttgttgattaaagtttATCTGCCTTTCTATTcgtcctaatatgatatttgtaagtattttatatatttaattcgaAAATACTTGATAAGCTAAAATGATACGAGGATTTCTGTAGGAAACTATCGACGTCACTAAGGCAATTACCTTCCAGGTAAATtgcatcatatatatgcatatatatatatatatacatattatatatatatatatatatatatatatatatatatatatatatatatacatatatatatatatatatatatatatatatatatatatatatatatatatatatatatatatatttatatatatatggatgtatatttatatatatatggatgtatatttatatatatatggatgtatatatatatatatatatatatatatatatatatatatatatatatatatatatatatatatatatatatatatatatatgtgtgtgtgtgtgtgtgtgtgtatatatatatattgtcacctctgtgatggaatatctcaggtcttaggagaattcaacataccttaaataATCTTATTACTTAACCaacgaaccattattacttaaatggtgacaaaggaaacactgctcacgtatttatatatattataataccaattaatccacaataacaaaaacaagtgatcaaaacaccgacattaattaaatattaacactttagttacagcttacggtactaaatagcaaaataagatataaataacacaactgtcactgtttgtagtgggaagtatactcctacttcatacCAAAAAtgaagatccaaagaaaggtgtgaaaataccaaagcaaggagcatagagtggaaatagattgcgcggtcaagagatggcgctgaagcaaaagagataatacacaaatggagaaaaggtacatagttaaaaataaaattatacaatatatttatgtacaaagagggagagtggcaattcgtcatagtccccccccccgctaagatgggcccactatattgggactagatggttgtggtgttgaaggtggtggaagcCGCGACAGTGTGTCCGCGATGAGATTGTTGGTACCTCCGATTGACTGAAGTTGTAGATTGAAGGCCGACAATATATATGACCAACGAAGCAACTTGTTGTTTCGGAGGAGAGAGCGTTCGAGGAAGATGAGTGGTCGATGGTCGGTATATACTAATACTCTGTGGTGTCCTTCCAAGTAGCGTTGGAAGTGTAGTAGCGATGCGACGATGGCATAAAGCTCCTTCTCGACAGTGGCCcacctggtttgagctcctttgaagaagcgagagtggtaggcgatgggaaggagatgatgaagtggtggtggcgtttctgtggtaccgactgagtaagactgtagcaaaacagccccataacctgtattgctggcgtcaatctgcatgaaaaattctttattaaaatcagcagcTCTTAACAGGGGTTTAGAAACCAATATGCTcttcagttgtttaaaaatgtgacagtgttcttcagtccagtcaaactttaccttaggggaagtaagagcatagagaggagcagtaataacagcaaagttcttaatgaatttagcatagtaagaaaccattcctaaaaaagactttagttgctgtctggtggcgggaataggaatgttcttgatattgtctatattagcccctttaggtataatttccccactaccaatgcaatgacctagataaactactttagcttgaccgaaagaacttttagcaaggttgattgtcagcccgactttttgcaggcgttgaaatagttcttccaaggtgctaagatgttcttcccaggtcttgctggcaatcacaatgtcgtcgagatatgcaaacacatctttaagacctctagttatctctgccatcatgcgctggaacgttgcaggggcattacagagtccaaagggcattactaagtaagaaaagagaccaaaaggtgttacaaatgaagagattttcttagctttatcagtcagtggtacctgataatatccttttagtaaatctatttgagttaagaatttggtatttccaatattatctagaatgtcattaaccctaggaagtggataggaatctttaatagtcactttatttaatttcctgtaatccGTGCAGAGTCTGAATTGCCCATTAGGTTTGGGGACCAAtatacatggtgaagcccaaggcgatgtactgggctctgctaaattattgtctaacaaatactgaacttccctcttcaatgtttctagtttaacacctgtggctctatagaaaggttgacggattggagtggtatttggttcaagcaatatgtcatggtggacagtagagctacacttaggaatatcagtactaatgtctggaaactttaataagagacttttcaatgcctgtttttgaggtacatataggtgagaaagatatgaacttaaagattttaaaatttcactATTAGCAAAATCCTTGAACGATAAAATTAGATTAgtttcatcaccatcattagttTCCTCATCTATTGTTAGGTTAGGTACCTTTGTTACCTCTGTATTAGCTTTGGTTATCACTAAAGCAATATTAGGACTCACCTTTTTGACTGGAGTGATATAGGGTTTAAGgaggtttacatgaactaattgagtttgtcgttttcggtctggagtgctgattatgtagtttactttggaggtcctatgaacgatcttgtaaggtccagcatatttttctcgtaagggagcgccaggaataggatgatacactaaaacttggtcgtcagttttgaactctctcatttttgccttcttattgtatatgttttgcatcttctgctgggaagaaactaaattagtagtagcaatatcataaatgtaagtaaatttcttttttaattcttttaaatactgataaatatttgtagtttcttctggcttcctctgcaaaatattctcctttaccgaacttaatatagttcttggttttcgaccgaacattagttcaaatggggatacccctgtggaatcatgaggtgtacatctaagtacatacatgagaagatcgaggtcctcatcccagtgctgtgatgtttcactgatatacttccgtaacaaactttttaaagtctggtgcattctctccaaggcaccattagtctgcgggtgataagcagaagagtaaacattatggatattaaatttatacatagcttgcttgaaaagattactagtaaaattggtaccttgatcacactgtagttctctcgggaaacctaacaaggtaaaggttttcaacaattgtccaactatggttttagcacagatatttttaatgggaaaggctaagggataccttgtggtagggcagaggacagtcaaaatgtattcattacccttgcgagtctttggcaagggcccaatacaatcaataattaccttatcaaatggtgacttaggtactggaatgctttgaagtggtgctggaggtattttctcattaggcttaccagtgatctgacagtggtgacaagaagcaatgaactccttgatgtcctttctcatttctggccaataaaaatcctcaaacaacCTCTTGTAGGTTTTATTCACTCCAAGATGGGATTCTGTTGAATGAGCGAGGTCAAGTAAGGGTTTCCTTAAGGGCTCTGGAAAAACAACCTGAAAACAGTCATGCCATGAGTTAGATGTTGGAGCTTTGGGAGACTTGTAAtggcgaaacaaaatatttttctccacataaaagtatggagttttagggttgtcagtaggatccacgactttatcccagagtgctttcaaacttgaatccttctgttggagtacagcaaactggtccttctttatatcaactaaatccagagcctctgttattctgtcattctttaccttgggaggaaaattagtgctggacattttactagatgatctagtgattacttgggagattttacctggctttttggagagctcatctttgattactacctcaggtgttgttacaatcaatttaggtttaagtacagaggatcctgcaagatcattaccaataatcatctgaatagggtaacaaggtaatggtttatctaagacggcaacttttgccttacctgtaaaataaggacaagcaatatccacctcagcctcgggtagaagagtagttgtggttaagtcacttactgctatgtactct
The nucleotide sequence above comes from Palaemon carinicauda isolate YSFRI2023 chromosome 18, ASM3689809v2, whole genome shotgun sequence. Encoded proteins:
- the LOC137657957 gene encoding uncharacterized protein, which codes for MCEASLNDSSVTALRDSASSQTIISAASQDNLKYTKEYIAVSDLTTTTLLPEAEVDIACPYFTGKAKVAVLDKPLPCYPIQMIIGNDLAGSSVLKPKLIVTTPEVVIKDELSKKPGKISQVITRSSSKMSSTNFPPKVKNDRITEALDLVDIKKDQFAVLQQKDSSLKALWDKVVDPTDNPKTPYFYVEKNILFRHYKSPKAPTSNSWHDCFQVVFPEPLRKPLLDLAHSTESHLGVNKTYKRLFEDFYWPEMRKDIKEFIASCHHCQITGKPNEKIPPAPLQSIPVPKSPFDKTNGALERMHQTLKSLLRKYISETSQHWDEDLDLLMYVLRCTPHDSTGVSPFELMFGRKPRTILSSVKENILQRKPEETTNIYQYLKELKKKFTYIYDIATTNLVSSQQKMQNIYNKKAKMREFKTDDQVLVYHPIPGAPLREKYAGPYKIVHRTSKVNYIISTPDRKRQTQLVHVNLLKPYITPVKKVSPNIALVITKANTEVTKVPNLTIDEETNDGDETNLILSFKDFANSEILKSLSSYLSHLYVPQKQALKSLLLKFPDISTDIPKCSSTVHHDILLEPNTTPIRQPFYRATGVKLETLKREVQYLLDNNLAEPSTSPWASPCILVPKPNGQFRLCTDYRKLNKVTIKDSYPLPRVNDILDNIGNTKFLTQIDLLKGYYQVPLTDKAKKISSFVTPFGLFSYLVMPFGLCNAPATFQRMMAEITRGLKDVFAYLDDIVIASKTWEEHLSTLEELFQRLQKVGLTINLAKSSFGQAKVVYLGHCIGSGEIIPKGANIDNIKNIPIPATRQQLKSFLGMVSYYAKFIKNFAVITAPLYALTSPKVKFDWTEEHCHIFKQLKSILVSKPLLRAADFNKEFFMQIDASNTGYGAVLLQSYSVGTTETPPPLHHLLPIAYHSRFFKGAQTRWATVEKELYAIVASLLHFQRYLEGHHRVLVYTDHRPLIFLERSLLRNNKLLRWSYILSAFNLQLQSIGGTNNLIADTLSRLPPPSTPQPSSPNIVGPS